The Marinilongibacter aquaticus genome has a window encoding:
- a CDS encoding RagB/SusD family nutrient uptake outer membrane protein, which yields MKKHIKWQFLALLLIASVNLGCKDFLDEESIANQTADNYYNTAVGFEDLTRSVYPLLRDITQQRSLVLNGTDLFAANSGWSDAGPTGSPVDLYNVGFSSTLPEISTLWNLLYLELNRANTVISRAEFVEDMNENTKSIRVSEAKFIRALMLFYLVQQWGDVPMPLEETTTANKVVTRVASADVYTQIIKDLTDAESNLPTQSNTEWGRASKGAAQFLLSKVYLTRGWNFNGALGGSAADFNQALAYADKVISDYPMLDNYEDLFPKRSENPLLETNSPSTQNAKNSEVVFAVQFNENRLTNGGDAANPNALVGNDLHSVFGNDPSDTPGAPSGRTGQYNRFLNIHNVTPSVYRLFDPEMDSRYQHNFVEKIYALQDAPDFEARPGVKVAIKTGDVTMEFRPWNNPVKEISDRGLDVDGGTKSYSVLNADEFGDNPKTNYHGINRAMMMWKFWEPGIEYGDGFGTFDFALFRSAEAYLIAAEAKLKGATGGNLASAEVYYNAVLDRALGSKKGQEPQQAAFPEDVSSMSSKSYRATAGTLDIDMILDERAREFMGEYMRWYDLKRTEKLIERVKKHNPWTRVAGGLEAKHLLRPLPLSELDLASNNVEQNPGY from the coding sequence ATGAAAAAACATATAAAATGGCAATTCCTTGCCCTTCTACTGATCGCTTCGGTTAATTTAGGCTGCAAAGATTTCTTGGACGAAGAATCGATTGCCAATCAAACAGCCGACAACTATTACAATACGGCCGTCGGCTTTGAAGACTTAACACGGTCCGTTTACCCCCTTTTGAGAGACATCACCCAACAAAGGTCTCTGGTGCTAAACGGTACTGACCTTTTCGCGGCCAATTCGGGATGGAGCGACGCAGGTCCCACCGGTAGCCCGGTCGATTTATACAATGTCGGCTTCTCGTCAACACTGCCAGAAATATCGACACTTTGGAACCTTCTCTATCTTGAGTTGAACCGTGCAAATACCGTGATCAGCAGGGCGGAATTTGTAGAGGACATGAATGAAAACACAAAGAGCATCAGAGTGAGTGAAGCTAAGTTTATACGGGCACTGATGCTATTTTACCTCGTTCAACAATGGGGAGATGTGCCCATGCCCTTGGAAGAGACCACCACTGCCAACAAAGTGGTTACTAGAGTGGCGTCGGCCGATGTATACACTCAAATAATCAAAGATCTGACAGATGCCGAAAGCAACCTTCCAACCCAAAGCAACACAGAATGGGGGCGTGCATCAAAGGGAGCGGCACAGTTTCTACTTTCTAAGGTCTATTTAACGCGTGGATGGAACTTCAACGGTGCCCTTGGTGGTTCCGCGGCAGATTTCAATCAAGCATTGGCCTACGCCGACAAAGTCATCTCAGACTATCCAATGTTGGACAATTATGAAGATTTATTTCCAAAACGCTCAGAGAACCCCCTTTTGGAAACAAACAGCCCATCTACTCAAAATGCAAAAAACAGTGAGGTTGTTTTTGCCGTACAATTCAACGAAAATCGCCTTACAAACGGTGGCGATGCGGCAAACCCCAACGCCTTAGTCGGCAATGACTTGCACTCGGTTTTTGGCAATGACCCCAGTGATACTCCAGGGGCTCCATCCGGACGCACCGGACAATACAATCGTTTCCTGAATATTCACAACGTCACCCCTTCAGTATATCGCCTCTTCGATCCAGAAATGGACAGCCGCTATCAGCACAACTTCGTAGAAAAGATTTACGCACTCCAAGATGCCCCGGATTTCGAAGCAAGACCCGGTGTCAAAGTCGCCATAAAAACTGGTGATGTCACCATGGAATTCAGACCTTGGAATAATCCGGTTAAAGAAATAAGCGATCGCGGTCTAGATGTAGATGGGGGGACAAAATCCTATTCCGTCCTGAATGCGGATGAGTTTGGAGACAATCCCAAAACCAATTACCACGGGATAAACAGGGCCATGATGATGTGGAAATTCTGGGAACCAGGAATTGAATATGGTGACGGCTTCGGCACCTTTGATTTTGCACTTTTCCGCTCGGCAGAAGCCTACCTGATAGCCGCGGAAGCCAAGTTAAAGGGAGCGACAGGTGGAAATCTTGCCTCTGCCGAAGTTTATTACAATGCTGTTTTGGACAGGGCGTTGGGCAGCAAAAAAGGTCAAGAGCCCCAACAGGCTGCCTTTCCCGAGGACGTAAGTTCAATGAGCTCAAAATCATACAGGGCCACGGCCGGCACACTGGATATCGATATGATTTTAGACGAAAGAGCCCGAGAGTTTATGGGTGAATATATGCGATGGTATGACCTTAAACGCACCGAGAAACTGATAGAACGTGTAAAAAAACACAATCCATGGACAAGGGTAGCGGGAGGCTTAGAAGCCAAACATCTATTGCGGCCCTTACCGCTAAGCGAACTCGATTTAGCAAGTAATAACGTTGAACAGAATCCTGGATATTAA
- a CDS encoding SusC/RagA family TonB-linked outer membrane protein, producing the protein MRLSLPENSKRYGLQILCVLLALIALPTLAATRASTQKNSLSRKAVLDVELTGRVTDENNEGIPGASVIIKGTNLGTVTDINGNFSIQATGTEVVLIISYIGYLSQEVAVSGRNEIDVQLSPSNEQLSEVVVVGYGTQKKKDLTGAVGTIQSKDIVRANPVQAANALQGQVAGVNITRVNGRPGSGFDITIRGVSNFDSDLNSPLVVIDGVMGGNINSLNPADIASMDVLKDASSTAIYGSRGANGVILITTYKGNTGKPKVSYNSYVGSKRPAHVPAMMSAQQFYQAYQVTKLEDAAALGINIPKPRGWTESELANIENGRSVNWIDQVTDPAIQTSHTVSVTGGNDNTTYNFSGGYLKEGGVTIGTNFSRYSLNAGLESKIMEKVKVGFTSYATYSETNLPTSEVMRSAFRARPTGTLLYDDLAEADKSNDIELKGKAFYMGIKDNQVINPLTELDRDNARHQIQENSILANGFIEYAPVKGLAIRSSISASSNNKRDGEYWGNYTKSQKGTNGNKAQYATNNALSYTWDNIITYDLDTGPHALKITGLQSVFRQNEDNSFTAAEKLPYRSLWHNLGTGSITAYRTGLTQKSLLSFMGRINYSFQDKYLLTITGRSDGASQLSPGNKWIFYPSAALAWRLSDEAFINNINWISNLKLRLSYGIVGNASSVRPYETQATISQTYYDFDGATANGFAINSLANKSLVYEKSKELNFGLNFGFFKNRISGEIEVYDRKTVDLIIGDKLPNSTGFSDVVANVGEIQNKGIELTLNTVNVHKRNFRWTSTLTLTKNKDRVTKLAGGITEDIGNLRFVGQSVFPIYSWVFDGIWQMDEAEKALTYGYYPGNVKIKDLDNDGAITDKDRTIVGKQTPDILLGFRNKLYYKNIDFSFFLYSRRGLMYSNNYLNGTFGEVHSDRYNSSAELDIWTSTNPSNTYFGLNGPGAGNTRQAISNQKADFVRLSDVTLGYTLPSGLMDKIKFSNFRIYGQVSNPLVITDFINFNPEYNSNTANDDVSSMTILIGLNVSF; encoded by the coding sequence ATGAGACTATCATTACCTGAAAACTCGAAGAGGTATGGACTACAAATCCTGTGTGTTCTCCTCGCTCTGATAGCCCTGCCTACCTTGGCCGCAACTCGTGCGTCGACGCAAAAGAACAGCCTCTCCAGAAAAGCGGTGCTCGATGTCGAACTTACCGGTAGAGTCACCGATGAAAACAATGAAGGCATCCCAGGAGCTTCGGTCATCATTAAAGGCACGAATCTGGGTACGGTCACGGATATAAATGGAAATTTCAGCATTCAGGCAACCGGTACCGAGGTGGTCTTAATCATCTCCTACATAGGTTACCTAAGCCAAGAAGTAGCCGTATCGGGAAGAAATGAGATAGACGTACAACTCTCGCCCTCCAACGAGCAGTTGTCAGAAGTGGTTGTCGTAGGTTATGGAACCCAAAAGAAAAAGGACCTGACCGGGGCTGTAGGCACAATTCAGTCAAAGGACATCGTACGAGCAAATCCGGTACAGGCCGCCAATGCATTGCAGGGGCAAGTGGCCGGTGTAAACATCACCCGTGTAAACGGAAGGCCCGGTTCAGGTTTTGACATCACGATTCGCGGTGTCAGCAATTTTGACAGTGATCTAAATTCTCCTTTAGTTGTCATCGACGGAGTAATGGGAGGCAATATAAATAGTCTGAACCCTGCGGACATCGCTTCGATGGATGTTCTCAAGGACGCTTCATCCACTGCAATATATGGTTCTCGAGGAGCCAATGGCGTGATTCTCATCACGACCTACAAAGGCAATACGGGCAAGCCCAAAGTGTCCTACAACTCTTATGTGGGTTCCAAAAGGCCCGCACACGTACCGGCCATGATGTCCGCCCAGCAATTCTATCAGGCCTACCAAGTCACAAAACTGGAGGACGCGGCAGCTTTGGGGATTAATATTCCCAAACCAAGGGGCTGGACGGAATCCGAACTTGCAAATATAGAGAATGGAAGATCGGTGAATTGGATAGATCAGGTTACCGACCCCGCCATTCAAACCAGTCACACGGTATCCGTAACCGGTGGAAACGACAACACGACCTATAATTTTTCTGGTGGTTACCTAAAAGAGGGCGGTGTAACCATTGGCACCAATTTCAGCCGATACAGTCTAAATGCAGGTTTGGAGAGCAAAATAATGGAAAAGGTAAAAGTAGGGTTCACCTCATACGCCACCTACAGCGAAACCAATTTACCCACATCCGAAGTAATGCGGTCTGCTTTCCGTGCAAGACCTACCGGCACCCTCTTGTACGATGATTTGGCAGAGGCCGATAAAAGCAATGACATAGAGCTTAAAGGAAAAGCATTCTACATGGGCATTAAAGACAATCAGGTAATTAATCCACTAACTGAATTGGATCGGGACAATGCCCGTCACCAAATTCAAGAAAACAGTATTTTGGCCAACGGCTTTATAGAATATGCTCCGGTGAAAGGCTTGGCCATCCGCTCCTCCATATCAGCCTCCTCAAACAACAAGCGAGACGGGGAGTATTGGGGAAATTACACCAAATCTCAAAAGGGCACAAACGGGAACAAAGCCCAATACGCCACCAACAACGCACTATCTTACACTTGGGACAATATCATTACTTATGATCTGGACACAGGCCCCCATGCCCTGAAAATCACAGGGTTACAGAGTGTATTTCGTCAAAACGAAGACAATTCATTCACCGCTGCCGAAAAGCTGCCTTATCGCTCTCTTTGGCACAACCTCGGTACCGGTTCTATCACTGCATACCGTACGGGCTTAACCCAGAAATCACTTCTTTCATTTATGGGCAGAATCAATTATTCTTTCCAAGACAAGTACCTTTTGACGATAACAGGCCGATCGGATGGTGCTTCGCAGCTTTCTCCAGGCAATAAATGGATTTTCTATCCGTCCGCAGCCCTGGCCTGGCGTTTGAGTGACGAAGCCTTCATCAATAATATCAATTGGATTTCCAACTTGAAACTAAGGCTTAGTTATGGTATAGTAGGCAATGCCTCTTCGGTAAGGCCCTATGAAACGCAGGCCACCATTAGTCAAACTTACTATGATTTCGACGGTGCAACGGCAAATGGATTTGCCATTAATAGCCTGGCCAATAAGAGCTTAGTCTATGAAAAAAGCAAAGAACTGAACTTCGGCCTGAATTTCGGTTTCTTCAAGAACAGAATTTCAGGAGAAATCGAAGTATACGACAGAAAAACCGTAGACCTGATCATTGGCGACAAATTGCCAAACTCTACGGGTTTCAGCGATGTGGTGGCCAATGTGGGCGAAATCCAAAACAAGGGGATAGAACTCACTCTCAACACAGTGAACGTTCACAAAAGGAACTTCAGGTGGACGAGTACTTTGACGCTTACAAAAAACAAAGACAGAGTGACCAAACTGGCCGGCGGCATCACGGAAGACATAGGGAACCTGAGATTCGTCGGTCAATCCGTTTTCCCTATATACAGTTGGGTTTTCGATGGCATTTGGCAAATGGACGAAGCAGAAAAAGCTTTGACCTACGGATATTATCCAGGGAATGTGAAAATAAAGGATTTGGACAATGACGGAGCCATCACCGATAAGGACCGAACCATCGTGGGCAAACAAACGCCCGATATATTACTCGGTTTCAGAAACAAACTGTATTACAAGAACATTGATTTTTCATTCTTCTTGTATTCCAGACGCGGTTTGATGTATAGCAACAATTACTTGAACGGCACATTTGGAGAGGTGCACAGCGACAGATATAACAGTTCTGCCGAATTGGACATCTGGACCAGTACTAATCCGAGCAATACTTATTTCGGTCTGAATGGACCCGGGGCCGGAAACACTCGCCAGGCCATCTCCAACCAAAAGGCTGACTTTGTCCGGCTGTCTGACGTGACTTTAGGATATACTCTCCCAAGTGGTTTGATGGACAAAATAAAGTTCTCGAATTTCAGGATTTATGGCCAGGTGAGCAACCCTTTGGTGATCACCGACTTTATAAATTTCAATCCTGAATACAATTCAAATACCGCAAACGATGACGTGTCGTCAATGACCATTCTGATAGGGTTAAACGTATCGTTTTAA
- a CDS encoding cold-shock protein: MKEGTVKFFNSQKGFGFIKPSDSDKDVFVHESGLIDEIRENDKVEYEVEQGKKGPNAFNVSVIY, encoded by the coding sequence ATGAAAGAAGGAACAGTTAAGTTTTTCAACAGTCAAAAAGGATTCGGTTTCATAAAACCATCCGATTCGGACAAGGATGTTTTTGTCCACGAAAGCGGCCTTATTGATGAAATAAGAGAAAACGACAAAGTAGAATACGAAGTTGAACAGGGCAAAAAGGGCCCCAACGCCTTTAATGTATCCGTGATATATTAA
- a CDS encoding fatty acid desaturase family protein, which produces MLFFLYLVSGAGMAGVGMCVMHDALHGTYSRNTKLNELMGYTLNLVGGNRDIWKMQHNVLHHSFTNVEEHDDDINAPYFLRFSPHAIQRPLHRFQHLYAWFFYGLSTIFGVTGKDFVKVSRYKKYGLIKDKKSHRKLLTKIIFWKIVYFSYSLVLPVMFSPYSLGMILMAFFAMHFATGLVITLIFQTAHIIPKAEFPLPNSSGHFIKDRWAHQMETTCNFAPGNKTMTWLTGGLNHQIEHHLFPHISHIHYGEISKIVKSTAKEYGIPYHSYPTLSSAIKHHFMMLHDLGQRA; this is translated from the coding sequence ATGCTTTTTTTCCTGTACTTGGTTAGCGGTGCGGGCATGGCCGGTGTGGGGATGTGCGTAATGCACGACGCCCTTCATGGTACATATTCTCGGAATACGAAACTGAACGAATTGATGGGTTACACCCTTAATCTGGTAGGAGGGAATAGAGATATCTGGAAAATGCAGCACAATGTACTGCATCATAGCTTCACGAACGTGGAAGAACATGACGATGATATAAATGCACCTTATTTTTTACGTTTTTCTCCGCATGCCATCCAAAGGCCTTTGCATCGTTTTCAGCACCTTTACGCATGGTTTTTCTACGGCCTGTCTACCATTTTCGGCGTAACGGGCAAAGATTTTGTAAAAGTGAGCAGATACAAAAAATATGGCTTGATAAAGGATAAAAAATCGCATAGGAAATTATTGACAAAAATCATTTTCTGGAAAATCGTGTATTTTTCGTACAGTTTGGTACTGCCTGTAATGTTTAGCCCGTATAGTTTGGGAATGATTTTGATGGCTTTTTTTGCGATGCACTTTGCTACGGGCTTGGTCATTACCCTTATTTTTCAAACAGCCCACATTATTCCCAAAGCAGAATTTCCCTTGCCCAACTCAAGCGGGCATTTTATAAAGGATAGGTGGGCACATCAAATGGAGACAACTTGTAATTTTGCACCCGGCAACAAGACGATGACTTGGTTGACGGGAGGGTTGAACCATCAAATAGAACATCATTTATTTCCGCACATTTCGCATATTCATTATGGCGAAATTTCCAAGATCGTAAAAAGCACGGCGAAGGAGTATGGTATACCTTATCATTCGTACCCGACACTTTCTTCGGCCATCAAACACCATTTTATGATGCTTCATGACTTGGGGCAAAGAGCTTAA